Part of the Tenacibaculum sp. SZ-18 genome, TTATTTTTTTACACCAAGTTTTTTCCAATTATCTATCTGCTATTTGGTTTAGGAATTTCAATGCAAGCGGTTAAACTTTTTGAAAAGGAAAAATTAACCAAAGCTTTCTTCTTTAGACGAATGTTTTTCCTATTTGCGTTTGGGGTATTACATATTTTACTTCTCTGGTCTGGAGATGTTTTGAATATGTATGCTTTGTTAGGTTTATTTACGGTTTTTTTGATTAAGAAGTCTGATAAATTAATACTTGGTTTATCAGTGTTCTTTTTATTATTTCCGTTTTATGATTACATATTTGAGCCCAACGCAAACTTTTTTAACAGCAATAGTTGTGTTTACTTTTCAGATAATTTTTAGCAAAATTTGGTTAAAGTATTTTCAGTTTGGTCCAACGGAATGGCTTTGGAGATGTTTAACTTACAGGAAGTCATTTAAACTAAAAAGAAACTAAGAAGGGATGATTATTCTTTGGCGAATTTAATGTCAAATGATTTTGCTGGATATCCATCTATCATAATCTCAGTACTTGTTTTATAAGCGTATATACTATCTTTTTTAGAGAAGTTTTTACCAACGATATTATAAGTAAGTTTCACCTTTTCAATAGAATCAGAAACCTTTAAAATATTATTTACCACTGTTATATTTTCAATGTTGATGCCTTCTAAATTTTTGATCTCGATAATATCATTTTGAGATAGATTTTGTAATTGTGATATTAGATCTGTTTCAAAATCCGGATGAATCTCTTTTAATTTTAGTAAGTCAAAATACCTCGTAAGTTTCTCTTTGAAAATTGCGTTTTCACTTTTTTCAAATTTAACTACATTAGAAATTACTTCCTCTATTGCAGCTTCTTTATTCAAAGATGAATCATTCGCACAAGACCAAAGAAATAATACCCCGATTATGTAAATTAGTTTTTTCATTTTACAATAAATTTAAGTTTTACAATTTTCTCGTTTCGAATAGATTTATCTAATATTTTAATCCGATTTAAACTCTTAGTTGGCGTAGAAATAAGTTGAATGAAACTCATTTTTGAATATATTTCAACTCCTAATCGATTTCCATAAAAACGATAAATTTCAACCTCGTCATCAATTAAATTATCAAGCTTTGCTTTGTGAGCTTTCCAATCTTTAATGTTATTATTTGCATAATAATCTAACATTAAAGAATAATCATCAGAGGCAATTCTAACCGTACTATTATTGTTAGATGCAAACGTACGTTTTATCGTGTCAGTTTTGTGGTAAGGAGAAGAGACTACGAAAGTAATTTGATCTTCGGAAGTTGAATAACGAAAGCATCCTGTTGTATCTGTTTTGAAATAAAGTGGCGATTCATTTAGTGGAAGTATCGTAATGTCCAAATTAGTTTTAGTAATTGGGGTATCTGTAATATGGTCAACAAAACAAAAAACGTAATCATGAGTTTTAGGTTGAAAGAAATACCAGCTGATTAAACCAATCCCAATTATTAAGGCTACTATTTTGGTGTAATTGTTTTTCTTTGGAAGAGATTTTTGATGTTGATTTACGAAATCATTCCAGTTTAAATAACCAACATATTTACTGAGTAAATTCAGAATATCTATTCTTGGTAATTTATCCGTTGAATTC contains:
- a CDS encoding DUF418 domain-containing protein translates to MITYLSPTQTFLTAIVVFTFQIIFSKIWLKYFQFGPTEWLWRCLTYRKSFKLKRN